From one Rattus rattus isolate New Zealand chromosome 15, Rrattus_CSIRO_v1, whole genome shotgun sequence genomic stretch:
- the LOC116884837 gene encoding 60S ribosomal protein L27a-like has product MPSRLRKTRKLRGHVSHGHCRIGKERKRPGGCGNAGGLHHHRINFDKYHPSYFGKVVMRHYHLKRNQSFCPTVNLDKLWTLVNEQTRVNAAKNKTGAAPIIDVVRSGYYKVLGKGKLPKPPVIVKAKFFSRRAEEEIKGVGGACVLVA; this is encoded by the coding sequence ATGCCATCCAGACTGAGGAAGACCCGGAAACTCCGGGGTCATGTGAGCCACGGCCACTGTCGCATCGGTAAGGAACGGAAGCGCCCAGGAGGCTGCGGTAATGCTGGAGGCCTGCATCACCACAGGATCAACTTTGACAAATACCATCCAAGTTACTTCGGGAAAGTTGTCATGAGGCATTACCACTTGAAGAGGAACCAGAGCTTCTGCCCAACTGTCAACCTGGATAAATTATGGACATTGGTCAACGAGCAGACACGGGTCAATGCAGCAAAAAACAAGACTGGAGCTGCTCCCATCATTGATGTTGTTCGATCAGGCTACTACAAAGttctggggaaggggaagctcCCTAAGCCACCTGTCATCGTGAAGGCCAAATTCTTCAGCAGAAGAGCTGAGGAGGAGATAAAGGGTGTTGGAGGTGCCTGTGTTCTGGTGGCTTAA